One window from the genome of Crassostrea angulata isolate pt1a10 chromosome 2, ASM2561291v2, whole genome shotgun sequence encodes:
- the LOC128171664 gene encoding uncharacterized protein LOC128171664, whose protein sequence is MCTESHCFFTNCHYLLNVSLFCQSISDTSQSQLTANITMSKECLTTGNYDTNKLPSSDDIQQMSSTSDDLVLKISLPLTVGFITLLLCVVGVVLYKRRRKMTKTERTTKTEVKFVSGKQVYSELDFAQSNSSFALDHCYQKISKGSYPLIDSPYNNQEGVNDYLRDKEAGKTEGNTIYQNPSIDITADTSGYDTIAYNKHQEKEVAYDHLRQDAKET, encoded by the exons ATGTGTACAGAAAGCCACTGTTTTTTCACAAACTGTCATTACTTATTAAACGTTTCCCtattctgtcaaagtatatcaGATACTTCCCAAAGTCAATTAACTGCAAATATTACAATGTCAAAAGAATGTTTAACAACTGGAAACTACGATACAAACAAATTACCATCATCTGATGATATCCAGCAAATGTCaa GTACCAGTGatgatttagttttaaaaatatcattaccACTCACCGTAGGTTTCATCACTTTACTCTTATGTGTAGTAGGAGTGGTGCTTTATAAAAG aagGCGCAAAATGACGAAGACTGAGAGGACTACAAAAACAGAAGTTAAATTTGTATCTGGAAAACAAGTCTATTCTGAGTTAGACTTTGCCCAGAGTAATTCATCTTTTGCATTAGATCACTGTTATCAGAAGATATCAAAGGGAAGTTATCCATTAATCGACAGTCCTTACAACAACCAAGAAGGTGTTAATGACTATTTAAGGGATAAAGAAGCAGGTAAAACGGAGGGAAATACTATCTATCAAAATCCTTCAATAGATATAACCGCAGATACGTCCGGGTATGATACCATTGCATACAACAAACACCAGGAAAAAGAGGTTGCGTACGATCATTTGCGTCAAGATGCAAAGGAAACTTAA
- the LOC128171646 gene encoding uncharacterized protein LOC128171646 isoform X2 has product MDKSNQLCFYIFLTTTLFTDINSIDDFPLNWFDAQNHCLSQGLTIEREKSDQPYWTGVYRRLTPWINILGCYKDSIESKQDVLNITMTISSVAMCQELCYHEKIDKFAVKMNTCLCIESDIYGSRYNRLSASNCNIKCVVNTDDIYFEDWGGEGAYNIYETQGVYFNSVESCMALQCNPDDIKFIPQQCSKSFEKVCENMTLPRNGYANSWSLSMKQCRESHPSTYLLGDFDLDYPYQVCKRIPQNLQLFWVGVARQIYTTIDQGWEINVEERERFQECQLCTNNECCFKSCYDLAASSIFCETILGTSQRQETGNVTRLHGNLNDLSNHLTAKKLIALHFTIKNCDEAQLPSVKDTQQKSSASNNLALKISLPLILGIIILLSSAVGLVFYRRRGKMTKTDRTTKSEVKSVPQIQVYSELDFAQSNSSFTLEHCYQKISKGSNSLNESPYSNSEESVNDHLKVKQAQEKEGNNTYQNASTDMTGDIFRYDTIANTVNKNQE; this is encoded by the exons ATGGACAAATCAAACCagttatgtttttatatatttttgacaaCAACACTTTTCACAG ATATCAATTCAATTGACGATTTTCCACTTAATTGGTTTGATGCTCAGAATCATTGCTTAAGTCAGGGATTGACtatagagagagaaaaaagtgACCAGCCATATTGGACAGGTGTTTACCGAAGACTGACTCCTTGGATAAATATATTAG GTTGCTATAAAGATTCCATCGAGTCAAAGCAAGATGTACTGAACATTACTATGACTATAAGTTCCGTTGCAATGTGTCAAGAATTATGTTATcatgaaaaaattgataaatttgctGTAAAG ATGAATACATGTTTATGTATTGAAAGCGACATCTACGGAAGCCGCTATAATCGACTTTCAGCTTCTAATTGCAACATTAAATGTGTAGTTAACACAGACGATATATATTTCGAAGATTGGGGTGGGGAAGGCGCTTACAACATATATGAAACTCAAGGAg tttatttcaACTCGGTTGAATCATGTATGGCTTTACAATGCAATCCTGATGACATAAAATTTATTCCACAACAATGTTCCAAATCCTTTGAAAAAGTGTGTGAAAATATGA CATTACCACGTAATGGTTATGCAAATAGTTGGAGTTTATCAATGAAACAATGTAGAGAATCACATCCGTCTACCTATTTATTGGGAGATTTTGATTTGGATTACCCATACCAAGTTTGTAAACGTATACCACAAAATCTGCAGCTTTTTTGGGTAGGCGTGGCACGACAAATATATACAACTATCGATCAAG gaTGGGAAATAAACGTGGAAGAAAGAGAACGATTTCAAGAATGCCAACTGTGTACAAATAACGAATGTTGTTTCAAAAGCTGCTATGATTTGGCAGCAAGTTCCATATTCTGTGAAACAATATTAGGCACTTCCCAACGCCAAGAAACAGGAAATGTAACAAGATTGCATGGAAACTTAAACGATTTGTCAAATCATTTGACGGCAAAAAAACTAATAGCTCTACATTTTACAATTAAGAATTGCGATGAGGCTCAGTTGCCATCGGTTAAAGACACACAACAAAAGTCAA GTGCCAGTAACAACTTAGCTTTGAAAATATCTTTACCACTCATCTTAGGTATCATCATTTTACTTTCATCTGCAGTGGGATTGGTGTTTTATAGAAG AAGGGGCAAAATGACGAAGACTGATAGAACTACAAAATCAGAAGTTAAATCTGTACCTCAGATACAAGTCTACTCTGAGTTGGATTTTGCTCAGAGTAATTCATCTTTCACGTTGGAACACTGTTATCAGAAGATATCAAAGGGAAGTAATTCATTGAATGAAAGTCCTTACAGCAATTCAGAAGAGAGTGTTAATGACCATTTGAAAGTCAAACAGGCACAAGAAAAGGAAGGGAATAATACATATCAAAATGCCTCAACAGATATGACTGGAGATATATTCCGGTATGATACCATTGCAAATACAGTAAACAAGAATCAGGAATAA
- the LOC128171647 gene encoding uncharacterized protein LOC128171647: MDKSHQLYFFLFSTTTLFTDINPIGDFQYSWFDAQNQCLDQGLTIERNKSDQPYWTGVYRRLTPWINILGCYPDSIKSLPKVFEMTMTISSVEMCQEICHHENIRRFAVKMNKCLCIDHDICLSHYNRLSASDCNFKCGGSSDDIYLDYCGGENAYNIYGTQRVDLNSDELCLSLQCSPDDIRFIPQKCSLDFDKVCENMTLPDNGFASNWTISMKQCKTSKPSSYLWGDFDLNNPLQTCERIPHNLQLVWIGVARQTYTSIDQGWEINERQRDTFLKCQLCTNNDCSFKNCYDLAESSIFCETTSDTSQHQETGNITRLHGNLKDLSNHLTAKELLVPHFTIKNCDEAQLPSVEDTQQKSSASDNLALKISLPLILGIIILLLSAVGVVFYRRRSKMAKTDRTTRAEVESIPKTNVDSKANQVQNQSYFVLEQCSQKIQTVSCSPSESPYSKSEDGVYDHLRDKKSRKPEVEDTYQHASAAINRDLSEYDTMANTDNKKQEEDASYDYSHQDTSEHYGYNSHPNNLLTGSAYDIAN, from the exons atggACAAATCACACcagctatatttttttttattttcgacAACAACACTTTTCACAG ATATCAATCCAATAGGTGATTTTCAATATAGTTGGTTTGATGCTCAAAATCAATGCTTAGATCAGGGATTGACTATAGAGAGAAACAAAAGTGACCAGCCATATTGGACAGGGGTATACCGTAGACTCACTCCTTGGATAAACATATTAG GATGCTATCCCGATTCCATCAAGTCGCTACCGAAAGTTTTTGAGATGACAATGACCATAAGTTCTGTTGAAATGTGTCAAGAAATATGTCATCATGAAAATATTCGTAGGTTTGCTGTAAAG ATGAATAAATGCTTATGCATTGATCACGACATCTGCCTAAGCCACTACAATCGACTTTCAGCTTCTGATTGCAACTTCAAATGTGGAGGTAGTTCGGATGATATATATTTAGACTACTGTGGTGGGGAAAACGCTTACAACATTTATGGAACTCAAAGAG TTGATCTCAACTCGGATGAACTCTGCCTAAGTTTACAATGCTCTCCAGATGACATACGCTTTATTCCACAAAAATGTTCCCTAGACTTTGATAAAGTGTGTGAAAACATGA CACTACCAGATAATGGTTTTGCAAGTAATTGGACAATATCAATGAAACAATGTAAAACATCAAAACCATCTAGTTATTTATGGGGAGACTTCGATCTGAATAACCCACTTCAGACTTGTGAACGTATACCTCATAATCTACAGCTTGTTTGGATAGGCGTGGCACGACAAACATACACAAGTATCGATCAag GATGGGAAATAAACGAGAGACAAAGAGACACATTTCTGAAATGCCAATTGTGTACAAATAACGACTGTAGTTTCAAAAACTGCTATGATTTGGCAGAAAGTTCCATATTCTGTGAAACCACATCGGACACTTCTCAACACCAAGAAACAGGAAATATAACAAGATTGCACGGAAACTTAAAGGATTTGTCAAATCATTTGACGGCAAAAGAACTATTAGTTCcacattttacaattaaaaattgcGATGAGGCTCAGTTGCCATCGGTTGAAGACACACAGCAAAAGTCAA GTGCCAGCGACAACTTAGCTTTGAAAATATCTTTACCACTCATCTTAGGTatcatcattttacttttatctgCAGTGGGAGTGGTGTTTTATAGAAG ACGGAGTAAAATGGCGAAGACGGATAGGACTACAAGAGCAGAAGTTGAATCTATTCCTAAGACAAATGTTGATTCCAAAGCAAACCAAGTTCAGAATCAATCATATTTTGTATTAGAACAATGTTCTCAAAAGATACAAACAGTGAGTTGTTCACCGAGTGAGAGTCCTTACAGCAAATCAGAAGATGGTGTTTATGACCATCTAAGGGACAAGAAATCACGAAAGCCGGAAGTGGAAGATACCTATCAGCATGCATCAGCAGCTATAAACAGAGATTTGTCTGAATATGATACTATGGCGAATACAGACAACAAAAAACAGGAAGAAGATGCTTCTTATGACTATTCACATCAAGATACAAGTGAACATTATGGATATAATTCACATCCCAACAATCTTTTGACTGGCAGTGCGTACGATATTGCTAACTGA
- the LOC128171646 gene encoding uncharacterized protein LOC128171646 isoform X1, with amino-acid sequence MLMLCEYMYMYVFVFFLGSIIRTKIMDKSNQLCFYIFLTTTLFTDINSIDDFPLNWFDAQNHCLSQGLTIEREKSDQPYWTGVYRRLTPWINILGCYKDSIESKQDVLNITMTISSVAMCQELCYHEKIDKFAVKMNTCLCIESDIYGSRYNRLSASNCNIKCVVNTDDIYFEDWGGEGAYNIYETQGVYFNSVESCMALQCNPDDIKFIPQQCSKSFEKVCENMTLPRNGYANSWSLSMKQCRESHPSTYLLGDFDLDYPYQVCKRIPQNLQLFWVGVARQIYTTIDQGWEINVEERERFQECQLCTNNECCFKSCYDLAASSIFCETILGTSQRQETGNVTRLHGNLNDLSNHLTAKKLIALHFTIKNCDEAQLPSVKDTQQKSSASNNLALKISLPLILGIIILLSSAVGLVFYRRRGKMTKTDRTTKSEVKSVPQIQVYSELDFAQSNSSFTLEHCYQKISKGSNSLNESPYSNSEESVNDHLKVKQAQEKEGNNTYQNASTDMTGDIFRYDTIANTVNKNQE; translated from the exons ATGTTAATGCTttgtgaatacatgtacatgtacgtatttgttttctttttaggCTCTATAATAAGGACAAAAATCATGGACAAATCAAACCagttatgtttttatatatttttgacaaCAACACTTTTCACAG ATATCAATTCAATTGACGATTTTCCACTTAATTGGTTTGATGCTCAGAATCATTGCTTAAGTCAGGGATTGACtatagagagagaaaaaagtgACCAGCCATATTGGACAGGTGTTTACCGAAGACTGACTCCTTGGATAAATATATTAG GTTGCTATAAAGATTCCATCGAGTCAAAGCAAGATGTACTGAACATTACTATGACTATAAGTTCCGTTGCAATGTGTCAAGAATTATGTTATcatgaaaaaattgataaatttgctGTAAAG ATGAATACATGTTTATGTATTGAAAGCGACATCTACGGAAGCCGCTATAATCGACTTTCAGCTTCTAATTGCAACATTAAATGTGTAGTTAACACAGACGATATATATTTCGAAGATTGGGGTGGGGAAGGCGCTTACAACATATATGAAACTCAAGGAg tttatttcaACTCGGTTGAATCATGTATGGCTTTACAATGCAATCCTGATGACATAAAATTTATTCCACAACAATGTTCCAAATCCTTTGAAAAAGTGTGTGAAAATATGA CATTACCACGTAATGGTTATGCAAATAGTTGGAGTTTATCAATGAAACAATGTAGAGAATCACATCCGTCTACCTATTTATTGGGAGATTTTGATTTGGATTACCCATACCAAGTTTGTAAACGTATACCACAAAATCTGCAGCTTTTTTGGGTAGGCGTGGCACGACAAATATATACAACTATCGATCAAG gaTGGGAAATAAACGTGGAAGAAAGAGAACGATTTCAAGAATGCCAACTGTGTACAAATAACGAATGTTGTTTCAAAAGCTGCTATGATTTGGCAGCAAGTTCCATATTCTGTGAAACAATATTAGGCACTTCCCAACGCCAAGAAACAGGAAATGTAACAAGATTGCATGGAAACTTAAACGATTTGTCAAATCATTTGACGGCAAAAAAACTAATAGCTCTACATTTTACAATTAAGAATTGCGATGAGGCTCAGTTGCCATCGGTTAAAGACACACAACAAAAGTCAA GTGCCAGTAACAACTTAGCTTTGAAAATATCTTTACCACTCATCTTAGGTATCATCATTTTACTTTCATCTGCAGTGGGATTGGTGTTTTATAGAAG AAGGGGCAAAATGACGAAGACTGATAGAACTACAAAATCAGAAGTTAAATCTGTACCTCAGATACAAGTCTACTCTGAGTTGGATTTTGCTCAGAGTAATTCATCTTTCACGTTGGAACACTGTTATCAGAAGATATCAAAGGGAAGTAATTCATTGAATGAAAGTCCTTACAGCAATTCAGAAGAGAGTGTTAATGACCATTTGAAAGTCAAACAGGCACAAGAAAAGGAAGGGAATAATACATATCAAAATGCCTCAACAGATATGACTGGAGATATATTCCGGTATGATACCATTGCAAATACAGTAAACAAGAATCAGGAATAA